The sequence below is a genomic window from Thioalkalivibrio sp. ALJ12.
TTCTTCATGCGCCCGACCAGTGGCGACTTCGAGTCGCGCGAGGGGTATCGCCCCTACATCGAGGGCTTCACGATCTTCCTGCCGGACGCCTACGACGATGTCGAGGGCCTCACCGGGCTGGATCTGTATCGCGCGGCGGCCGCGCACGCGGCATCCCATGTGGTGCATACCCGCGAGATGCAGCCGGACGAGGGGCCTCGGGGCGTGGTCGGCATCCTGACCGAGCTGTTCGAGGACGCGCGTATTGAGGCCCTGGCGATCGCGGCGTTCCCGGGCCTGCGCCAGATCTGGGTCCCGCTGCATACCGCCACGGCGGAGGATGGGGACACGGCGCAGGCAGTGCTGGCGCGCACCGCGCGCGCCTTGCTCGATCCGCAATACCACGACCCGCATGCATTCGTGCAGAAGGCGGTGAGCGCGTTTGCGGAACGCGTGGACGACCTTGAGGCCGCAGGGCTGGCCCGCGAGCTGGCCGAGGTGCTGGCACCCGAGTTTCCCGAGCAGGGCTACATGAACCCGGCCAAGGTCGCGCCGGATGTCCTCTATCGCGACGACAACCGCTATCTCTGGAACTTCGGGCGCGAAGAGGAAGAGGCGGAGGTCCTGGCCGCGCATGGCTCCGGGCAGGAGCGTTTCTACGTCACCCCGATGCAGATGATCAATACGTTGGACGTGCCGAACGCCGGCGACGACGCCCAGCAGATCCTGGTGCTGGCGACCGAGTGGTTCCGCGACGGCGAAAACGAAAGCATCAACCAGCAGGAGGGCAAGGAGCCGATCTCGCTGCCGTTCCACTATCACGAGTGGGACTACCAGATGCAGCTGGAGCGGCCGCACTGGGTCACACTGCTGGAGCGGCGCCCGAAGAAGGGCGACATCGAGGAAATCGAGGCCATCTACGACAAGCACAAGCCGCTGGTCTCGCGCCTGAAATTCCTGATCGAGGCGATGCAGCCCCAGGGCGTTCAGCGCATGCGCAAGCAGCCGGAGGGCGACGAGCTGGACGTGAACGCGCTGGTCGAGGCCCAGATTGACGTCCGCATGCGGCGCCAGCCCGACGAGCGCATCTATGTGCGCAATCTGCGTCATGTGCGCGATCTCTCCGTGCTGGTGCTGCTGGATCTGTCGGAGTCGACCAACGAGACGATCGGCGACGGCGAGACAACCGTGGTGCAACTGGCGCGCGAAGCGGCCACGCTGCTGTCCGGCGCGATCTCGCGCATTGGCGACCCGTTCGCGATCCATGGCTTCGCCTCCGACGGGCGCCACGACGTCGAGTACTACCGCTTCAAGGATTTCGACGCCCCGTTCGACGATACCGCGAAGGCCCGCCTCGCCGGGATGCAGGGCCAGCTCTCCACCCGCATGGGGGCGGCCATTCGCCACGCCGGCCAGCAGCTGCACAACCAGGGCACGGCGAAGAAGCTGTTGCTGATCATCACCGACGGCGAGCCGGCGGATACCGATGTGCGCGACCCGCAGTACCTGCGTCAGGATGCGAAGCGGGCGGTGGAGGAGGTTGGGCGCAAGGGGGTGTACACCTTCTGCATGAGCCTGGATCCGAACGCCGACGAGTACGTCGAGCGCATCTTCGGGGCCCAGCACTTCATGGTGCTGGACCAGATCGACCGGCTGCCGGAGAAGCTGCCGATGCTGTACGCGGGTCTCACGCGGTAAACGATACGTCGCGTATGACTCAGTCCCCTACGCCAAAGGAGTCCGGTCTCCCGCAGGTGATGCTCAAGTCGGAGCTGCCGGCGCACCTGATCCGGCATGCCACGCTGCGTCAGCTGCAGGTGTTCGAGGCGATCGTGCGCCTGGGGAGCTTTACCCGCGCGGCGGAAGAGCTGCATCTGACCCAGCCGACCGTCTCGATCCAGATCAAGAAGCTCTCCACGGCACTGGGGCTCCCGCTGTTTGAATACGTGGGGCGCAAGGCCTTCCCGACCGAGGTCGGGCTGCTGCTGTACGACACCTGCCGCGAGATGCTCGGCGCGCTGACCAACCTCGAGATGAAGCTGGCCGAGATGCACGGCCTCAAGCGCGGGCGTCTGCGTCTCGCGGTGATCACCACGGCGCAGTACTTCGCGCCCAGCATCCTCGGTCAGTTCGCCCGGCGGTATCCCGATATCGAGCTGTCGCTGGAGGTCAGCAACTTTGACCGGGTGCTGGAGCGGCTGTCGAACAACGACGACGACCTCTACATCATTGGGCATGTCCCCGAGCGGCTGACTGATGTCGCGGTGCACCCGTTCGCGCCCAATCCGCTGGTGGTGATGGCCAGCCGCGACCACCCGCTGGTCGGCCGGCGCAATATCCCGCTCAAGGAGCTGGAGCAGGAGACGTTCCTGATGCGCGAACCCGGCTCGGGTATCCGCGAGGCGACGCTCAAGCTGTTCCAGGAGCACGGGATCAGCCCGCCCGTGCGCATGGAACTGGGCAGTAACGAGGCGATCAAGCAGGCGGTGATCGGTGGTCTGGGGATTGCCGTGCTGTCGCTGCACACCCTGAGTGCCGAGGGGGCCGAGGGCCCGGTGGCGCTGCTGGATGTCGAGCACTTCCCGATCCATCGCCAGTGGCACATCGTCTACCCGAAGAAGAAGGTCCTGTCCGTCGTCGCCCAGACCTTTCTCGACTTCGCCATCCAGGACGAGGCCCGGGTGCGCGGGCAGGTCGAGGACCTGCTGGCCGCGTTCAAGGCCCAGGCCGGCTGAGTGGCGGCCATGACAGGCCCTGAGGGGTCCCTTGGGAAACGCTGATTGATCGGCGTTTCCCTGCGGCACAGGGACGTGCCGCCGGAATCGACCGCCGTAGGCGGTTGATTCCGGAGCAAGCTGCAAACCCCTTTGCCCGTGCAAAGAGATGCAAGACGATGCAGCGCCGCGTGCGCTGAGAAAGCCGGGATGGCTTTATTCAGCGCTTTCTTTAAAATTCACGTTTTACCCGGCCGCCATCGGCCCGAGTGGGAGAACGCGCAGTGAGCACCGTGACCCGTCCGCGTATCAGCGGTACCCAGTTCATCAACGCCGACGAGGCCCCGCGTTCGCGGCTGAGCCTGAGCGCCTCGCACCGCGACCAGCATCACCCGGTGACCGGGACGGGCAGCGATATGCTCGCCGCCGCGATCGATACCCCGCCGAACGAGAGCTGCGTGGTCTGCGCACCCGCCACGCGCCGTCTGGCCGAGGAGTTGTTCGACGCCTGGAATGAAGCCCTGCAGACGGGCGATGCCCGTCGTGTGACCGAGCTGTACGCCAATGACGCGGTGCTGCTGCCGACCGTGTCGAACGTCCCGCGTACCAATCACGCCGAGATCCAGGACTACTTCGAGCATTTCCTCGAGAAGAAGCCCTTCGGCACCATCAACACGCGCAACGTGAAGCTCGGCTGCAACAAGCTGACCGACGCCGGCACCTATACCTTCCGCGTGACCGACGGCAACGAGACGCAGGAAGTCCCCGCGCGCTACACCTTCGTCTACGAGAACCGCGACGGCAAGTGGCTGATCGTGCACCATCACTCGTCGATGATGCCGACCGCCTGAACAGGGTGCGGAGCCGCCCGGACCGCGTTCGGGCTGGATCCCCTGATTCCCGGGTTTAGCGGTCTTGTTGCAGGGCCCGAGCGAGCTTGATACCGCTCGAGATCAGCCCTACATGACTGAATGCCTGCGGGAAATTGCCGAGGAAGGCGCCGGTGGCCGGGTCAATCTGTTCGGGGAGCAGGCCGAGGGGATTGGTGCGGGCGCACAGCGAGTCGTACAGGGCCTGGGCTTCTTCCAGGCGGCCCTGTCCCAGCAGGTTGTCGACCAGCCAGAAGCTGCACAGGACAAATGCACCCTCGTGCCCGGGCAGACCGTCCGGGGACTCTTCCGGAAGATAGCGGTACAGCAGGCCGTTGCCCGCGCCCAGGCGCCGGATAACGGCCTCTGTGGTGGCGATCATCTTCGGGTGATCGGCCGGGATTACACCGCGTCCCGGCAGGGCCAGCAGGCTCGCGTCGATGCCACCGCCGCCCAGGTGCTCGGTGAGACTCCGAAGCTCGGGGTCCCAGGCCTGGTCCAGGATTGCCTTGCGGATTTGTCCCGCCTCGGAACGCCACAGGTCGCTGTTGCCTGCCATGCCATTGTTATCGGCCAGGGCCGCTCCACGCTCCAGGGCGACCGCACACAGGGCGGCGGAGTAGGTAAAGGGACGGCCGGCGGTGCGGACTTCCCAGATGCCATGATCGGGGTTCTTCCACTCCTTCTCGGCGGCTTCGACCAGTCGCCGCAGGCGGCTCCACAGGTGCTCATCCAGCGTCCCGCCCCAGCGCTCCCACCGATAGGCGCAATCGAGGATCTCTCCGAATACGTCGTGCTGGCGCTGCTCCACCGCACCGTTGCCCCAGCGTACAGGCGCTGAGCCTCGGTAGCCCTCCAGTTCGGGATCGATTCGCTCCGGCTGCGGCAGGTGCCCGTCTACGTCATACAGCACCCGTGGCCAGCCCGCGCGATCCACCGCGTCCAGGGCCCAGCCGATAAAGCCCGCGGCCTCGTGGGTCATGCCGATATCGCTCATGGCATACACGGAAAATGCCGCATCGCGTATCCATGCGTAGCGGTAATCCCAGTTGCGCGGGCCGCCTATTGCTTCCGGCAGGGACGAGGTCGGCGCGGCGATCATCGCTCCGGTCGCGGTGTAGTCCATCAACTTGAGCGTGACGGCCGAGCGCCGGACGAGGTCCTCGCAGGGGCCTTCATAGTGGAAATGGGTCATCCAGCGCCGCCAGACCTCCAGCGTGGCCTCGAGCAGTTCCTCGGGTGTGCGGGCCTGGAAACGGTGCGTGTGCGGGCCCCAGCCCAGGATCAGGTAGTGCTGGTCTCCGGCCTCGAGTTCGTGTTCGCTGTCGGTGTCCTCCAAGGGCAGCGACGAGCTCAGCGACAGCTCCAGTTCCGGCTGGCGGTACAGCGACAGGCCCAGGCCGGCACCGTGTGGATACGCCTTCGCACCTCCCCTGGGTGCGATCCTGACCCGCAGGCGCACGCGGCCTTCCAGCACCTCGATCCGCCGGAGCAGTTCGTTGCGCCCTGCCGGCGCATCCTCGGACAAGTCGGCCCCGGCGCGCAGGGGCAGACAATCAGTGACCCGGATGCGTCCTTCGGGGCCGGTCATCTCCGTGATCAGGACCGCAGTGTCGGGCATATAGCGCTGGTGCGAGGCGACCAGGGGCTCCGGGGCCACGGTGAAGTCACCGCCTCGCTGGTGATCGAGCAGAGCGCAGAACAGGGGCTCGGAATCGAAGCGGGGCACGCACATCCAGGGGATGGACCCGTCGCGCCCCACCAGGGCGGCAGTCGTGCAATTGCCTATCAGGCCGTGTTCTTCGATGGGCAGGTAGCCCTCGACACGGGATATGGGGCGGTCGGATACCGTCACGGGCTCACTCCCTCGACATGGGATGTTGGCAAGACATACCGGGCGGATCGCCCGGTTCCATAATCACGACGGAGGCGCCGGGCAGGTCCAGGTTCTCCTGCCCGATCACGATCTCCGCTTCGGATCGCAGCAGCAGGCGTGATCGTGCGGTCCCGGGGCATGCCAGGCGTTGCGCATCGGGGTGCAGGTTGCACGCGACCAGCAGTCCCGGCCGGTGCATCACGAACCATCGGGCTGTCTCGTCGAAGTATGCGTCGATGGCATCCAGGCGATCATCGCTGAAGGCCGGGTGGGTGCGGCGCAGGGCGATCAGCGCCTGGTACCAGCGCAGGATCGCGGCATGTCGAGGCTGTTCGCGTTCGTCCCAGTCCAGTCTCGATCGTTCGAAGGTCTCGTGGGCCTGCGGGTCCGGGATGTCGCCCGGATCCCCGACGAAGGCGGCGAACTCGCGCCGCCGACCCTCGGTGACTGCCTGGCCCAGTTCCGGGTCGGTGTGATCCGTGAAGTACAGAAAGTGGCTCGAGGCGCCCCATTCTTCGCCCTGGAACAGCATTGGTACGAAGGGGCTGGTCATGACCAGGGCCGCTCCGACCTTGAGCAGGCCGGGGGAGACCAGTTCGCTGATGCGTTCTCCGTTGGCGCGGTTGCCGATCTGGTCGTGGTTCTGCAGGCAACCGACGAAGCGCCGTCCCGGCTGGTCCGCCGCGGGGCGGCCGTGCCGCCGGCGGCGGAAGGGCGAATAGCGGCCGTCGTTGGCGAGGCCGCGGGTCAGCACCCGGGCCAGGTCGGCCAGCCCGCGAAAGTCCATGTAGTAGCCGTCGGACTCGCCGGTCAGTGCGGTGTGCAGCGCGTGATGGAAATCCTCGTTCCACTGGGCGTCCAGCCCGTAGCCGCCGGCCTCGACCGGCCACGCCACGCGCGGGTCGTTGCGGTCGTTCTCGGCGATCACCACCAGGTGCCGGCCGAGCTGCCGCCCGAGGCGCTGCACCTCGCCGGCGAGCTGCTCGAGGAAATGGGTGGCCGAGGTGTCGACGATCGCGTGCACCGCGTCGATGCGCAGGCCGTCGATGTGATAGTCGCGCAGCCACATCAGGGCATTGTCGATGAAGAACCGGCGCACGCTGTCGCTGTCCGCGCCGTCGAGGTTGACCGCGTCGCCCCACGGGGTGTGGTAGCGGTCGGTGAAGTAGGGGCTGAACTGCGCCAGGTAGTTGCCGTCCGGCCCGAGGTGGTTATAGACCACGTCCAGCAGCACCGCGATGCCGCGGCGGTGGCAGGCGTCGACCAGGCGTTTCAGGCCGTCGGGACCCCCGTAGGCATGGTGCGGGGCATACAGGTCGACCCCGTCGTAGCCCCAGCCGCGGGCGCCGGGAAACGCGGCCACCGGCATCAGCTCCAGGTGGGTGATGCCGAGTTCGGCCAGATGGCCGAGGCGGTCGATCACGCCGTCGAAGCTGCCCTCCGGGGTGAAGGTGCCGACGTGGATCTCCTGGATCACCGCCGCGGCCAGCGGCGGCGCCTGCCAGCCGGCATCGTTCCAGACGAAGCGGGAATGGTCCAGCCAGCGCGACGGGCCGTGCACCCCCTGCGGCTGCCAGGCGGAACGCGGGTCGGGGAACGGCCCGTTGCCGTCGACGCGAAAGGCGTAGTCGCTGCCATGCACCAGCCGCGAGGTCTGCAGCGACCACCAGCCCTCGCCCTGGCGGTCCATCGGCATGCGGCTGCCGCCGCACTCGAGCTCGACCTGGTTCGCCTGCGGGGCCCAGACGCGTACGCGGGTCATGCGGTCTCTTCCTCGCGTTCGAGCAGTGCCACCGGAAACGCATCGAGGAGCTCGGCCACCAACCGGTCGCCGCCCTCGAAGGTCTCGCCCGAGAGGCGGTTGTGCCAGACGCCGGGCGGCAGCCCGAGCCGGGTGTCGCGCCAGTCGCCCCCCAGCCCGAGCACCAGGCGCGGCACCAGCACCAGCGCGCCTTCCCCGCGCAGGTAGGCCACTGCATGCCCGGCGCGCTCGCCGGTGACCCGCAGCGGGGTGTAGGCCGCATCCGGCCGGAACCATTCCGGATGGCGGTGGCGCAGGGTCAGCGCCTGGTGCACCACCCACTGCTTGGGCAGGCCCTCGTCGGCACGGGCACTGATCTGCGTCGGGGTCAGGTGACCGAGCTCCTCCAGCAGTCGGGCCCGGGTCACGAAGTCCACCGGGCGGCGGTTGTCCGGATCGACCAGGCTCAGGTCCCACAGCTCGCTGCCCTGGTAGATGTCGGGAACCCCTGGCGCGGTGAGCTTGATCAGGGTCTGGGCCAGGCTGTTGGTGCGGCCGGGGCCGACCAGGGGCTGCAGGAACGACTCCAGCGCGTTGCGAAATCCTGCATCCTCCAGCGTCCCGCTCACGAAGTCGCGCAATGCCTGCTCGTAGTCCTCCTGGGGGTGGGTCCAGCTGCTGTACTGCTTGGCCTCGCGCGCGGCCTTTTCCATGTAGGCGGTCATGCGCTCGGCATCGATCGGCCAGGCGCCGACCAGCGTCTGGTAGAACAGGTATTCGGTGGCCGGTTCCGGCCAATCGCCGCTGCGGTAGCGGGCGTTGTGTCGCATCCAGCTGCGCGTGGCTTTTGCCCACGCAACCGGGATCTCGGAGAGCAGTACCAGGCGCGCGCGCACGTCTTCACTGCGTTTGGTGTCGTGGGTGGAGGTGGTGAGCATGGTCTCCGGGTGACGCGCGTGTACCAGGGCGCAGGCCTCGTGGAATGCATCGACCGATATGCCGAAACGTTCCGGGTCGCCACCGACCTCGTTGAGCGCTGTCAGGCGGTGGAAGCGGTACAGCGCGGTGTCCTCGACCCCCTTGGCCATCGCCGGCCCGGTCAACTGCTGGAAGCGCAGGGCGAGTTCGTTCTCGCGCTCGCCGGGGATGCGCAGCAGGAGCAGGTCGCGCAGGAACTGCAGCAGCTCGCTGTCCAGCTCCGGACGGCGTTCGCCCGCCTGGTGGATCGCGGCGTCTACATAGTCGACGTCGGTCGCCGCCACTGAGCCTTCACGCGGGCTCACGTAGGTGCGGTAGACGGGGAAGCAGGAGGCTGTCTCCAGCAGGGCCAGGTGCAGCTCGTGGCGCGTATAGTCGCGGTGTCGGCGGTGCAGTTCGCAGATGTCCACGAACAGCGAACTCAGCCGGTTCAGCTCGCTGCCGAGCAGGTCCTTCAGTACCTGCCGCTTGGACTCGTAGACCAGCCCGGCGTAGTCGGCGTGCTCGCCGGTGAGTTCCTCGAACAGCCGCGTCAGCGGGGCCTCGCCCGCCGGGTCCACGAACAGCCCCTGTACGCGGTTGAGAAAGTCGTAGCCGGTGGTGCCGGCGATCGGCCAGTCTCCGGACAGCTGTTCGCCGGGCTCGAGGATCTTTTCGGCGACGATCCAGGCGCCCGGGCAGGCCCGGCTCAGCTGACTGAAGTACTGCCCCGGGTCGCGCATGCCGTCGGGGTGGTCGATCCGCAGGCCATGCACCGAGCCTTCCTCTACCCAGCGGAGCGGTAGTGCATGTACTGCCTCGAAGACCTCTTCCTGCTCCTGGCGCAGGCCGGCCAGGTCGTTGATGTCGAAGAACCGCCGATAACCGAGATCGCGTCCGGCGGTACGCCACCAGGCCAGGCGGTAGTTCTGTTTCTCGATCAGTGCATCCAGGGCATCGGGCCGCGTATTGATCTGTTCCACCTCGGCCTCGATGGCCGCGGCGGCCGCCGGATCCTGCCGGGTGGTGTTGTCGAGGAGTTGACGGATGACGTCCTGATCCCGATGGCGCCGAGACGCCGCGTCGCGGGCGGTCAGCCATGGCTGCGGCAGGCGCGCGCAAGACTCCGCGAGAAAGCCCAGCAATTCGATACCCGTGGCGCGGTACGCGCGGTGGAGCAGGTCGTTCAGCGAGGACGGGTCCAGCGGGAAGCGGTGTTCGTGACAGGCGAGCTCGAACAGGCCGTCGCCATACTGGAGACGGATCTCGCCAGCCTCCAGGATGCGCCCGTAATGATCGCCCAGCACCGGCAGGAGCACCTTGTTCGGCCAGCGCTCCTCCGATGATTCCCAGTCCACATCGAAATACATCGCAAACGGGCTGGAGGGGCCATTCTCCAGTACATTCCACCACCACGGGTTCTGGGCTCCGGCCACCGCCATGTGGTTCGGTACGATGTCCAGCACCAGGCCCATACCGGCCTGCTCCAGTGCCGCGCACAGGCGCTGGCGCGCCGGCTCACCGCCGAGCTCGTCGTTCACCCGCGAGGGGTCGACCACGTCATAGCCATGGGTGCTGCC
It includes:
- a CDS encoding LysR family transcriptional regulator, whose amino-acid sequence is MLKSELPAHLIRHATLRQLQVFEAIVRLGSFTRAAEELHLTQPTVSIQIKKLSTALGLPLFEYVGRKAFPTEVGLLLYDTCREMLGALTNLEMKLAEMHGLKRGRLRLAVITTAQYFAPSILGQFARRYPDIELSLEVSNFDRVLERLSNNDDDLYIIGHVPERLTDVAVHPFAPNPLVVMASRDHPLVGRRNIPLKELEQETFLMREPGSGIREATLKLFQEHGISPPVRMELGSNEAIKQAVIGGLGIAVLSLHTLSAEGAEGPVALLDVEHFPIHRQWHIVYPKKKVLSVVAQTFLDFAIQDEARVRGQVEDLLAAFKAQAG
- the treZ gene encoding malto-oligosyltrehalose trehalohydrolase — its product is MTRVRVWAPQANQVELECGGSRMPMDRQGEGWWSLQTSRLVHGSDYAFRVDGNGPFPDPRSAWQPQGVHGPSRWLDHSRFVWNDAGWQAPPLAAAVIQEIHVGTFTPEGSFDGVIDRLGHLAELGITHLELMPVAAFPGARGWGYDGVDLYAPHHAYGGPDGLKRLVDACHRRGIAVLLDVVYNHLGPDGNYLAQFSPYFTDRYHTPWGDAVNLDGADSDSVRRFFIDNALMWLRDYHIDGLRIDAVHAIVDTSATHFLEQLAGEVQRLGRQLGRHLVVIAENDRNDPRVAWPVEAGGYGLDAQWNEDFHHALHTALTGESDGYYMDFRGLADLARVLTRGLANDGRYSPFRRRRHGRPAADQPGRRFVGCLQNHDQIGNRANGERISELVSPGLLKVGAALVMTSPFVPMLFQGEEWGASSHFLYFTDHTDPELGQAVTEGRRREFAAFVGDPGDIPDPQAHETFERSRLDWDEREQPRHAAILRWYQALIALRRTHPAFSDDRLDAIDAYFDETARWFVMHRPGLLVACNLHPDAQRLACPGTARSRLLLRSEAEIVIGQENLDLPGASVVIMEPGDPPGMSCQHPMSRE
- a CDS encoding nitric oxide reductase activation protein NorD — its product is MSVHLEDYQDLLDDLGNHATEVLESSWQEASRAFSASGLKRYYLEGARSLQALGRGSEMVVAFVQEAPALAQELGEDAVAELLGSAIKMYSKTSAAVITLVIETSPVAAQRLGDYSLFEGYLRLLDNLLGQAPRGVRPMLEHLDELLTHLTLGGLRRWATWGAQAHRTDLEGQIAYFGLESPESRSVFQKERRGTLFVDVQRRINLYLRSLWARDFFMRPTSGDFESREGYRPYIEGFTIFLPDAYDDVEGLTGLDLYRAAAAHAASHVVHTREMQPDEGPRGVVGILTELFEDARIEALAIAAFPGLRQIWVPLHTATAEDGDTAQAVLARTARALLDPQYHDPHAFVQKAVSAFAERVDDLEAAGLARELAEVLAPEFPEQGYMNPAKVAPDVLYRDDNRYLWNFGREEEEAEVLAAHGSGQERFYVTPMQMINTLDVPNAGDDAQQILVLATEWFRDGENESINQQEGKEPISLPFHYHEWDYQMQLERPHWVTLLERRPKKGDIEEIEAIYDKHKPLVSRLKFLIEAMQPQGVQRMRKQPEGDELDVNALVEAQIDVRMRRQPDERIYVRNLRHVRDLSVLVLLDLSESTNETIGDGETTVVQLAREAATLLSGAISRIGDPFAIHGFASDGRHDVEYYRFKDFDAPFDDTAKARLAGMQGQLSTRMGAAIRHAGQQLHNQGTAKKLLLIITDGEPADTDVRDPQYLRQDAKRAVEEVGRKGVYTFCMSLDPNADEYVERIFGAQHFMVLDQIDRLPEKLPMLYAGLTR
- the treY gene encoding malto-oligosyltrehalose synthase, which encodes MQPERTATCRLQLHAGFTLDDAARVTPYLARLGVSHLYLSPILQAVHGSTHGYDVVDPSRVNDELGGEPARQRLCAALEQAGMGLVLDIVPNHMAVAGAQNPWWWNVLENGPSSPFAMYFDVDWESSEERWPNKVLLPVLGDHYGRILEAGEIRLQYGDGLFELACHEHRFPLDPSSLNDLLHRAYRATGIELLGFLAESCARLPQPWLTARDAASRRHRDQDVIRQLLDNTTRQDPAAAAAIEAEVEQINTRPDALDALIEKQNYRLAWWRTAGRDLGYRRFFDINDLAGLRQEQEEVFEAVHALPLRWVEEGSVHGLRIDHPDGMRDPGQYFSQLSRACPGAWIVAEKILEPGEQLSGDWPIAGTTGYDFLNRVQGLFVDPAGEAPLTRLFEELTGEHADYAGLVYESKRQVLKDLLGSELNRLSSLFVDICELHRRHRDYTRHELHLALLETASCFPVYRTYVSPREGSVAATDVDYVDAAIHQAGERRPELDSELLQFLRDLLLLRIPGERENELALRFQQLTGPAMAKGVEDTALYRFHRLTALNEVGGDPERFGISVDAFHEACALVHARHPETMLTTSTHDTKRSEDVRARLVLLSEIPVAWAKATRSWMRHNARYRSGDWPEPATEYLFYQTLVGAWPIDAERMTAYMEKAAREAKQYSSWTHPQEDYEQALRDFVSGTLEDAGFRNALESFLQPLVGPGRTNSLAQTLIKLTAPGVPDIYQGSELWDLSLVDPDNRRPVDFVTRARLLEELGHLTPTQISARADEGLPKQWVVHQALTLRHRHPEWFRPDAAYTPLRVTGERAGHAVAYLRGEGALVLVPRLVLGLGGDWRDTRLGLPPGVWHNRLSGETFEGGDRLVAELLDAFPVALLEREEETA
- a CDS encoding SgcJ/EcaC family oxidoreductase, encoding MSTVTRPRISGTQFINADEAPRSRLSLSASHRDQHHPVTGTGSDMLAAAIDTPPNESCVVCAPATRRLAEELFDAWNEALQTGDARRVTELYANDAVLLPTVSNVPRTNHAEIQDYFEHFLEKKPFGTINTRNVKLGCNKLTDAGTYTFRVTDGNETQEVPARYTFVYENRDGKWLIVHHHSSMMPTA
- a CDS encoding glycoside hydrolase family 15 protein; translated protein: MTVSDRPISRVEGYLPIEEHGLIGNCTTAALVGRDGSIPWMCVPRFDSEPLFCALLDHQRGGDFTVAPEPLVASHQRYMPDTAVLITEMTGPEGRIRVTDCLPLRAGADLSEDAPAGRNELLRRIEVLEGRVRLRVRIAPRGGAKAYPHGAGLGLSLYRQPELELSLSSSLPLEDTDSEHELEAGDQHYLILGWGPHTHRFQARTPEELLEATLEVWRRWMTHFHYEGPCEDLVRRSAVTLKLMDYTATGAMIAAPTSSLPEAIGGPRNWDYRYAWIRDAAFSVYAMSDIGMTHEAAGFIGWALDAVDRAGWPRVLYDVDGHLPQPERIDPELEGYRGSAPVRWGNGAVEQRQHDVFGEILDCAYRWERWGGTLDEHLWSRLRRLVEAAEKEWKNPDHGIWEVRTAGRPFTYSAALCAVALERGAALADNNGMAGNSDLWRSEAGQIRKAILDQAWDPELRSLTEHLGGGGIDASLLALPGRGVIPADHPKMIATTEAVIRRLGAGNGLLYRYLPEESPDGLPGHEGAFVLCSFWLVDNLLGQGRLEEAQALYDSLCARTNPLGLLPEQIDPATGAFLGNFPQAFSHVGLISSGIKLARALQQDR